One stretch of Aeromicrobium fastidiosum DNA includes these proteins:
- a CDS encoding GIY-YIG nuclease family protein, with the protein MPGAWRTPSAISGSGLLCADGWWSLRQTRCEDISRGLWWCRPCTFFSHDAVGIETMSHQTFAGHRFNKVNLSREFFRGTPEQALDVLKAHSVEVLGL; encoded by the coding sequence GTGCCTGGAGCTTGGCGAACGCCCTCCGCCATTTCTGGATCGGGTCTTCTGTGCGCCGATGGTTGGTGGAGCCTCAGACAGACCAGGTGCGAAGACATCAGTCGAGGACTGTGGTGGTGCCGTCCATGCACATTCTTCTCCCACGATGCAGTTGGCATCGAGACGATGTCGCACCAGACGTTCGCGGGTCACCGTTTCAACAAGGTCAATCTGTCCCGCGAGTTCTTCCGCGGCACTCCAGAACAGGCGCTGGACGTCCTCAAGGCTCACTCAGTTGAGGTCCTTGGGTTGTGA
- a CDS encoding uracil-DNA glycosylase family protein — MSTDRRSRVDEPHVFALNTLVRAWRAAVDEQRFVPWFDPDGPGVNARILVLMESPGPRTVAAGDLGFSTEDNDDPTAAALRAARVSAGMARDGYLRWNVVPWPTYDAAGHRRPPLVRDLEEARPALAALWAALPDLQVVVAVGTPALQGVMRLMTIDETARVVPALGAPHPSPRNAHARAEAFNRLRVALERAQEIATS; from the coding sequence ATGAGCACCGATCGCCGGTCGCGAGTTGACGAGCCGCACGTCTTCGCGCTCAACACGCTGGTCCGTGCTTGGCGTGCGGCGGTCGACGAGCAGCGGTTTGTCCCGTGGTTCGACCCGGACGGTCCTGGCGTGAACGCGAGGATCCTGGTGCTGATGGAGTCGCCCGGCCCTCGCACCGTCGCCGCGGGTGACCTCGGGTTCAGCACCGAGGACAACGACGACCCGACGGCGGCCGCACTCCGTGCAGCGCGAGTTTCTGCGGGCATGGCCCGTGACGGGTATCTGCGGTGGAACGTGGTGCCGTGGCCGACCTACGACGCTGCCGGCCACCGCCGCCCTCCGCTGGTGAGAGATCTTGAAGAGGCGCGTCCGGCGCTGGCCGCGCTGTGGGCGGCTCTGCCCGACCTCCAGGTCGTCGTCGCCGTCGGGACACCAGCCCTCCAAGGTGTCATGCGGCTGATGACGATCGACGAGACAGCCCGAGTCGTGCCCGCGCTGGGCGCACCGCATCCGTCACCACGCAACGCCCACGCTCGCGCAGAAGCCTTCAATCGACTGCGTGTGGCTCTTGAACGAGCCCAGGAGATCGCGACCTCCTGA
- a CDS encoding tyrosine-type recombinase/integrase — protein sequence MARTRKDGKRSASATRVGKPRPTATGGTWQVRAYKPTPTSPHGRVVYRHPETDRQTSAVPGNDETLDQVFDQIEKSLDQNVAIGTHTPAVAGASPGVKRDLDALGQLYLDWLVTLNRSTDYVSNRRSLLNKWISPVIGEVLVRDWSVEHSQQVISNARRAGLSACRVEDLGSTLSGMRRTAHRKRTGGRWLSKDENPLEDVSYGRSANVQGAHRTYVAPRKRPSTDRVIAAIESARSLPVWEWMPDVMSYAAFCAPRLGEQLALRAIDVDLETRRFEINGVWRVDHKAEVDGDRRDRYRVPIPKNGKRRVAPYLGSQHLGLIRRCAIALELPEDASEEIVIAAIAAERERRAQLDSDGDWASYAEDPRNEPWLFVDASGVPPTREAFNDAWHVIRDAIDWPKHIPYKNLRHHAALWWKSKGFDWELIAEWDGHDVRTLQRYYVIAAEDGTEKARGTLDDL from the coding sequence ATGGCCCGCACACGCAAGGACGGCAAGCGGTCCGCCAGCGCGACTCGCGTCGGCAAGCCGCGCCCCACCGCCACCGGCGGGACCTGGCAGGTCCGGGCCTACAAGCCCACGCCGACCTCACCTCACGGTCGTGTGGTCTACCGTCACCCGGAGACAGACAGGCAGACCTCAGCCGTTCCGGGGAACGACGAGACGCTCGACCAGGTCTTCGACCAGATCGAGAAGTCCCTCGACCAGAACGTCGCCATCGGGACGCACACGCCGGCAGTCGCTGGTGCATCACCTGGGGTCAAACGCGATCTCGACGCCCTCGGCCAGCTCTACCTCGACTGGCTTGTGACGCTCAACCGCTCCACGGACTACGTCTCGAATCGTCGCAGTCTGCTAAACAAATGGATCTCTCCAGTCATCGGCGAGGTGCTCGTTCGCGACTGGTCGGTCGAGCACTCGCAACAGGTGATCTCGAACGCCCGCCGAGCAGGGTTGTCGGCCTGCCGCGTCGAGGACCTCGGTTCGACACTGTCAGGCATGCGCCGCACAGCACACCGCAAGCGCACAGGTGGCCGCTGGCTCTCGAAGGACGAGAATCCCCTCGAGGATGTGTCCTACGGTCGGTCAGCAAATGTCCAAGGCGCCCACCGCACGTACGTCGCGCCGCGAAAGAGGCCGTCAACCGACCGGGTGATCGCTGCGATCGAGTCCGCTCGGAGTCTTCCTGTCTGGGAATGGATGCCGGATGTCATGTCCTACGCTGCCTTCTGCGCGCCGCGGTTGGGTGAGCAGCTGGCGCTCCGAGCCATCGACGTCGATCTCGAGACCCGCAGGTTCGAGATCAACGGCGTCTGGCGCGTCGATCACAAGGCGGAGGTGGACGGAGACCGACGCGACCGGTATCGCGTGCCGATCCCCAAGAACGGCAAGCGACGGGTCGCCCCGTACCTCGGCTCGCAGCACCTCGGACTGATCAGGCGGTGTGCAATTGCCCTTGAGCTACCCGAAGACGCGTCCGAGGAAATCGTCATCGCTGCCATCGCGGCTGAGCGGGAGCGCAGAGCTCAACTCGACTCGGACGGCGACTGGGCGTCCTACGCCGAGGACCCTCGCAACGAGCCTTGGTTGTTCGTCGATGCCTCCGGGGTCCCTCCCACGCGCGAGGCGTTCAACGACGCCTGGCATGTCATCCGTGACGCCATTGATTGGCCGAAGCACATCCCGTACAAGAACCTTCGACACCATGCCGCCCTCTGGTGGAAGTCCAAGGGGTTCGACTGGGAGCTCATCGCGGAGTGGGACGGTCACGACGTCCGAACGCTGCAGCGGTACTACGTCATCGCCGCAGAGGATGGAACCGAAAAGGCAAGGGGAACCCTGGACGATCTCTGA
- a CDS encoding universal stress protein, which yields MNDNPPEIPSRRLQLRDGDTTTGGLVVGFDRHEASTAALKSAATLATRLSIVVHVVHAVDLRDYPIDPDGPDWEEEARATLRDEERTVQDVLDPFGCAWTYQAGRHDPADLLAAVAVETKAMMIVVGSHGQGMGNALAHLFEGSIEHRLLSERPPCGVLVVPSPSTRP from the coding sequence ATGAACGACAATCCACCCGAAATTCCCAGCAGGCGCCTCCAGCTTCGTGACGGCGATACCACCACCGGCGGGTTGGTCGTCGGATTCGACCGACATGAGGCGTCCACAGCCGCACTGAAGAGCGCGGCAACGTTGGCAACCCGGCTGTCGATCGTCGTCCATGTCGTGCACGCGGTCGATCTTCGCGACTACCCGATCGATCCAGACGGTCCCGACTGGGAGGAGGAGGCAAGAGCGACGTTGCGGGACGAAGAACGCACCGTCCAGGATGTCCTCGACCCCTTCGGCTGCGCATGGACCTACCAAGCCGGACGACATGACCCGGCCGATCTCCTGGCGGCGGTCGCGGTGGAGACCAAGGCCATGATGATCGTCGTCGGCAGCCACGGCCAAGGCATGGGCAATGCTCTGGCTCACCTGTTCGAGGGGTCGATCGAGCACCGGCTGCTCAGCGAAAGACCACCCTGCGGGGTGCTCGTCGTACCGAGTCCGAGTACCAGGCCATGA
- the crcB gene encoding fluoride efflux transporter CrcB, with the protein MTVLVVALGAAVGAPTRYLVDLFVQSRHSSSLPWGTITVNAIGSFVIGFIAGLAATSDLDQAVVALISTGFCGALTTFSTFSFETVRLIEQQHLTAAVLNLGLSLVLTIVLCLGGYELAAAYLITAP; encoded by the coding sequence ATGACGGTTCTCGTGGTGGCCCTGGGCGCAGCGGTAGGAGCGCCGACCCGCTACCTGGTCGATCTGTTCGTCCAGTCTCGCCATTCCTCGTCCTTGCCGTGGGGCACTATCACCGTCAACGCGATCGGGTCATTCGTCATCGGCTTCATCGCTGGACTCGCGGCCACCTCGGATCTCGACCAAGCAGTAGTGGCACTGATCAGCACCGGTTTCTGCGGGGCGCTTACGACGTTCTCCACGTTCAGCTTCGAGACGGTCAGACTCATCGAGCAACAGCACCTGACAGCGGCAGTGCTCAACCTCGGTCTGAGCCTCGTGCTCACTATCGTCTTGTGCCTTGGTGGGTATGAGCTTGCCGCCGCGTACCTCATCACAGCCCCATGA
- a CDS encoding DUF305 domain-containing protein: MHTKLLATAVAAAALIGLSACSGSDTSSAAFNSADVTFAQDMIPHHRQATEMAQLAAERTRNTDVLGLADHVIAAQQPEIDTMSGWLTSWDKEVPADSSGMGEMEGMDHGSSSSDMPGMMSEEDMSSLEAASGAAFDRQFLTMMIDHHEGAIEMASQEEVDGRIDQAVELAEKIQADQTAEISTMQRLLSS; this comes from the coding sequence ATGCATACCAAGCTGCTCGCGACAGCTGTTGCTGCCGCTGCACTCATCGGACTGTCGGCCTGTTCAGGGTCCGACACGTCGTCAGCTGCTTTCAACAGCGCTGACGTGACATTCGCTCAGGACATGATCCCGCACCACCGTCAGGCAACCGAGATGGCGCAGCTTGCTGCGGAACGGACCCGGAACACGGACGTTCTGGGTCTTGCCGACCACGTCATCGCTGCACAGCAACCCGAGATCGACACCATGTCGGGCTGGTTGACGTCCTGGGACAAGGAGGTCCCCGCCGATTCCAGCGGCATGGGCGAGATGGAAGGGATGGATCACGGGTCCTCGTCGTCGGACATGCCCGGCATGATGAGCGAAGAGGACATGAGCTCGCTGGAGGCCGCATCTGGTGCGGCGTTCGACAGGCAATTCCTCACGATGATGATCGACCACCACGAGGGCGCTATCGAGATGGCGTCCCAGGAAGAGGTCGACGGCAGGATCGACCAGGCCGTCGAACTGGCGGAGAAGATCCAGGCTGATCAGACGGCCGAGATCTCGACCATGCAGAGGCTGCTCAGCTCCTGA
- a CDS encoding fluoride efflux transporter FluC produces the protein MSTFDDQPIDPDVEPSDGLVGSTGTVHHVRLVAQVLRERWDILSVIAAGGAAGAAGRWLLLDLFPHRLGELPWATVAINASGSLLLGVLMVVVVDVLPDQRLLRPFLGVGVLGGYTTFSTAALDVHELLRTGHVAVAAAYLALSVSLSLLAVWVGLVSTRSLVRRMEVSR, from the coding sequence GTGTCCACATTCGATGACCAGCCCATCGATCCGGACGTCGAACCGTCTGATGGCCTCGTCGGTTCAACCGGAACAGTGCATCACGTGCGCTTGGTCGCGCAGGTGCTCCGTGAGCGATGGGACATCCTGAGCGTGATCGCCGCCGGCGGCGCTGCAGGCGCGGCAGGGCGATGGTTGCTGCTGGATCTGTTCCCGCACCGGCTGGGTGAGCTGCCGTGGGCGACGGTGGCGATCAACGCGAGCGGATCTCTTCTGTTGGGCGTCCTCATGGTCGTGGTGGTTGATGTGCTGCCGGATCAGCGCCTGCTGCGGCCGTTCCTCGGCGTGGGCGTCCTGGGCGGGTACACGACCTTTTCGACCGCAGCATTGGACGTGCACGAGCTGCTGCGCACTGGGCACGTGGCCGTCGCGGCTGCCTATCTGGCGTTGAGCGTTTCCTTGTCGTTGCTGGCGGTATGGGTTGGTCTTGTCTCCACCCGATCGCTCGTCCGCCGAATGGAGGTCTCGCGATGA